The region GAAGATGTTTCGCTTAAAAACTTTTCAATCATTGTGCCGGAGTTATTTACACGCAATAAAGATGGTCTAACTTCAAGTGGGGTGTTTACCGTCAACCACGATACGCGCGACAATGCCTTATCTCCTACCAAAGGGGACTATGAGAGTTTTTCTCTAGAGTATGCGGGTAATGGTTTGGGTGGCGACAATGATTTTATTAGGCTGATTGGAAATGCACGTTACTATTTAAACCTGCCTTTAAAAACCGTGTTAAAAGCCAATGTAAGAGTAGGTTGGATCAAATCTCTCAACGATAACCCCATCCCTTTATTTGAAAGGTTTTTTACAGGCGGGATTAACTCACTAAGAGGTTACGAATTACGAGCCGTTGGGCCAAGAGTGCAGATCCCGGGTTCAGCCACCGGAGCTGATGAAGAATTTGTGTATGGAGGCAATAAACTCTTTGTTTTTAATTTAGAATATGAATTTCCCATTTATCCATCTGGGGGGTTCAGAGGGGTAGTTTTCTTTGATGCGGGCAATGCTTATTCAGAACATGAAGACCTAAATCCCCTCAAAGTTCGTACTAACGTGGGAGTAGGTTTCAGATGGGTGTCTCCGTTTGGGCCATTACGCTTTGAATGGGGGTTCCCTTTAAATCGTAGGCCTGGGGAAGACCGCAGCGTGTTTAATTTTACGATTGGTTCGTCTTTCTAGTGGCGATAAAACACTTGTTTTCACAGACCCTATGGTTTATAGGGGCGAGCAATTAACTTTAAAAAAAATGGAGTAAAAAAATCGTATGCGTAAAATATTTTTTGGGGTTTTATCTTTAAGCCTGGTGGTCATTTTCAACCCATTGGTGGTTAAAGCAGAAAACCTTAAGATTGGTATCGTCGATTTTCAAAGGGCCCTCAATGAAGTCAATGAAGGCAAGACTGCTAAAGCAAGGCTTAAAGCGGAGTTTGAAGAAAAACAAAGATCGTTAACGGCAAAACAAAACGAACTCAATACCCTCAAAGATAATTTACAAAAACAGGCCACGGCCCTAAGCAAAGAAGCTCTCCAACAAAAAGAAAAAGAATATCGTGATAAGTTTGTTGAATTACAAAAAACCCTTGGCCAATTCCAAAAAGAAATGGCTACCAAAGAGGGTGAAATTACCAAAAATATCATTGTTAAGCTCAAACAAGTTACCAGCGAAATAGGCAAAAACGAAAGTTTCACGATGATTTTCGAAAAATCCCAAGACACATTGGTTTATGCCCCTGCAGCTGAAGATGTAACTGGGAAAGTCATCGCTAAATTCAACGGAAGATAATAAGGCCTAATTCAAAGTGGTCGACTCCAAACTTTTAGAAATATTAGCTTGCCCAAAGTGTAAAGCGGGAATTAGAATGCATAGTAGTGGGGAAGGCCTGTACTGTGAGCCCTGTGGTTTAGTTTATCCGCTACGTGATGGTATTCCCATCATGCTAGAAGAAGAGGCAATTCCCGTGCAAAAGGGAGGCGTTGTGTCGGCCAAAAGTCGTAAGATCGTTGAATTTGATATCACCGAAGGAAGAAACAAAGGGCAGAAGCTCAAACTTCCGGTTGGCACGTGTAAGGCCATTGGGCGAAGTATTGAAGACAATACCAAAACCCAAGTCTTTAGCATGGATTTTACCACTTCTCTTGATGATTTTACTAAAAAAGTGGTCATGAATTATATTTCGCAACGGGCCAAGGGCTCAAGTGAAATAGGTGGGTTGGAAGGGGAAAAGGATCGTATTGGGGCCTTTAAACGCTTGCCCGACTTAATTTTAAATGACCCCGCCATTAGCCGTTTGCATGCCATGATTTTTCACGATGATCATGGTGCCGGCATTTTAGATTTAGTGAGCAAAAATGGCACCTTTGTGAATGGGGTTGAAGTAGAAAGTGTGAGCCTTAAACCTGGCGATGTGGTTGAAGTGGGTAGCACGAAATTCGTCGTTGGGGTTAAAGAGTAACGCTACCCTGTCATTGCGAGGCAAGCTAGCCGAAGCAATCTCTCTTATTAATTCCAAAAATTTCTTTTACTCTTTTTGAATTCCGAGTTATTTCGTACAGCTAGGAGTTCATCATGAAAAGTATGACCGGGTTTGGTACTGCTCAATTTAAGCTAGGTGCCAAAAAGGTAATCATTGAAGCCAAGAGTGTTAATCATAAATTTTGTGAAATTAATGTCCGTTTGCCAGCCCGATTCGGTGTGTTGGAAAGTAAAGTTTTTGAGTTGGCAAAAAGTTTTTTTACCCGGGGCAGAATCGATATCTTTTTTAAAGACGAAATCAATGGGGCTAAGAATCACCCAGTTCACTTGGATGTTCGGCAAATCAAGCAATACTTAACTCAACTCAAAAACTTAAAAACCCAATTAAAACTTCCCGGTGAAATCAACCTTGATGTATTGCTTGGGCTCCCCAATGTTATTGTTGCCGAAGAAGAAGCCAATGTAGAAGCACATTGGGATATTATTAAAAAAGCTTTGTTGAAGAGTTTTAAAGAGTTGGAAAAGATGCGTTTGCACGAAGGGCAAAACTTAAGCAAGGCCTATGGCAACTATTTAAACCAAATCGGGGTTAGTATAAGTGAAATTGAGACCTATATTCCTGAAAACCTTGAGCAGTATGAAAAAAAATTAAAGGAACGTTTGGCAAAATTAATTCCTTCAGAAATTGCCTTAGATCCCTCTCGTTTAGCCCAAGAAGTTGCCTTTTATGTAGACCGCAGTGATGTTGCTGAAGAATTAGTTCGATTAAAAAGTCATATTCATCATTTTAGAGGGATTTTAAAAGAAGATGCTCCGATTGGGAGAAAACTCGATTTTCTGTTACAAGAGATCAATCGTGAGGTCAACACCTTGGGTTCAAAATCAGCGAGCGCAAAGATTAGTCAAGAGACTGTTGCACTTAAACAGACCATTGAGAAGATGAGAGAACAAATTCAAAATGTCGAGTGACCGTTTATTTATCTTATCGGGCCCTTCGGGAGTTGGAAAAACAACTCTTTGCCAAGCAGTGGCCAAAAAATTACACCTTTATTATTCCATTAGCACTACCACCCGCCCCATCCGTAAAGGGGAAAAAGATGGCGAGAATTATTTTTTTGTTTCGGAAACCAAGTTTCAAAAAGCAATTAAGCGTGGGGCTTTTTTAGAACATGCCCAAGTGCATGGTTCTTATTATGGCACCCGGAAAGACTTGGTAGAACAGCATTTGCAAAAAGGGCAGGGGGTTATTTTAGATTTAGACCCTCAAGGCGCCTTGCAGATTAAAAAAATTTTCCCTTTGGCCGTACTTATTTTCATTAAACCACCTAATCTAGATAGTCTCAAAGCCAGGATCGCTTCACGCCGAACCGATAGCCCTGAAACCATTGCTAGAAGAATGGCTAACGCAACTCAAGAATTGGCCTTTGAGCAACACTACGATCACGTGATTGTGAATCATGAATTAAGCGAGACGGTCCAGGTAGTTGCGGATATCATTGAATCTTACCGAAAAAATGGGTAATTTAAGTATAATGGTTGAACTCTCAGACATTCTACAGAGTATCAAGGCTTATGGCCCTGAAGCCAATATCCCCCTTATTGAACAAGCCTTCCATTTTGCTAAAAAGATGCATACTGGGCAAAAGCGGGCTTCCGGTGAGCCTTATTTTATTCATCCCTTGGAGGTGGCGGCCATCTTGGTTCAGATGAAGATGGATGTTCCTACCATCATTGCGGGGCTCTTGCATGATACGGTAGAAGACACTTCTACCAGTCTTGATGAAATTCGCAAAAACTTTGGCCATGATGTGGCTTATTTAGTGGATGGGGTTACCAAGATTAGCAAAATTCAATTTACTTCTTCGCAAGAAAAACAGGCCGAAAATTTTCGTAAGATGATTTTGGCCATGGCCACCGATATTCGGGTCATCATTATTAAACTGGCCGATCGGTTAAATAATATGCGCACCCTAGATCACCTCGAAGAAGATCGCCGTGTAAAAATTGCCGAAGAAACAATGGAAATTTATGCGCCGCTGGCCAATCGCTTGGGGATTCAATGGATGAAAGTTGAATTGGAAGAACTGAGTTTCAAATATCTCAAGCCCGATATTTATCAGATGATAGAATCAAAGGTCTCTGATTTAAGAGTCAATAAAGAAAGCTATGTTGAAAAAATTCGCAGCATTGTGAGTGAGAAGTTAAATGAGTTTGGTGTTCCTCACGATATTTATGGCCGCATCAAACATAATTTTAGCATTTATCGTAAAATGGAATCACAAAATATTTCCTTTGATCAGGTGCATGATTTGCTGGCCTTTAGGGTGATCGTGAATTCCATTAAGCAATGTTATGAGGTGTTGGGCGTTATTCATGAATTATGGAAGCCGGTGCCGGGGCGATTTAAAGATTACATTGCGATGCCCAAGGTCAATGGTTACCGTTCACTTCACACGACGTTGGTATGTTTAGATGGCGAGCGAGCCGAGTTTCAAATCCGCACCCGAGAAATGCATGAAATTGCAGAAAAGGGGATTGCTGCCCATTGGAAGTACAAAGAAGGCGGTAATATCCATGAAGACGACACCAAAAAATTCCAATGGTTGCGTGAACTCTTAGATTTAGAAAAAGGGATTTTAGACCCCAGCGAGTTTTTAGATACCGTTAAATTAGATTTATTTGCCACCGATGTTTATGTGTTTACCCCGCAGGGTGATTTAAAAGAATTACCCTATGGGTCTACCCCGATCGATTTTGCTTATAGTATTCATAGCGAGTTGGGCAACACCTGTGCAGGGGCAAGGGTCAATGAAACGTTGGTTCCGCTCGATTATCAACTTAAAAGTGGAGATACGATCGAAATTGTTTCGAACAAAAAACAAAAACCCAATAAAGATTGGTTGAAATTTGTTCGTACTTCCAGGGCTAAGGCGAGGATTCGGCTTTTCATTAAACATGAACAACGGGATCGCAGCGTCAACATTGGAAAAGAACTTTTAGAAAAAGAATTTTCAAAATTTCATGAAGTGCCCACCAAATTTTTAAAGGGGGCCACTTTAAAATTAGTGCTGAATAAATTTGAGCTGGAAGATTTAGAGCACCTTTATTGCCAGTTAGGTTATGGCAAGTTAAGACCCTTTGATGTTGTTTCAGTGGTGTTGCCGCCCGAACAATTATTGCAACCGACCAAGGAAAAAGAAACCATCCTTGGAAAAATTTTCAGAAAGATTCAAAAACAACATCGCACTGCCGTAAAAGTAGGTGGCTACAATGACATTTTAATCACCTTGGGTAAATGTTGTTGCCCGCTACCCGGAGAACCCATCATTGGCTTTATTACCCGCGGGCGTGGGGTTACCGTTCATTATCATCAATGTCAAAAGGTGTTAGACAGTGACCCGGAGCGGCGAGTCGATGTAGAATGGGATAACGATGCAGCGATTAATCATAAGGCAAAGATTAAAGTTGTTTCGGAGGATCGCCCTGGAGTTTTGGCCTCGATGACTAAAACTATTTCTAACAGTGGGATAAATATTTCGCAGGCTAGTATTCGAACCAGTGGGGATGCCAAGGCCATTAATATTTTTCATTTGGAGATTAACGACCTCCAACAGTTACAGCATGTCATGCGTTCGCTCGAAAAAATGAAGGGCGTTATTTCCGTCGAGCGAATCAGATCCTAAAATAGTGCGCTAAATACTTTTGCTAAACAGCCTTAAAAAACCGGAAACTCAGTGCCTATTCTACGTTTCCATGCTATTTGGTCCGTTACGTTAGTGGTGTTGGGGGGGTGGAATTCCGAAAACATATTCATAAAGGGAGTCGATGATTCTGCATTCATATTGTTGTACATCCTTTGGCTTAGATAAATTTTCCATGCCCGTGAGTGAATGAGTATGTGGATAAAGGCCGATGCGTACTTCGCAAAATGCATCTTCCTGAACTGTTCCCTGTTGAGTGAGAGTAGGAAAAGGAAATTTATTAGCAGTCCAACTGCAATACATCAGGCACCCCTCTATTCCTTGTGCATCTGGCGGAAGTGGAACATCTGGTGGAGGTGGAATAATCATGCCATAGTGTTTAAACTCATCTGGAAATGGAATATAAAGGCTAGCACTTGAAGGACCTGTAGCTGCTTGAGGATATTTTCCAACTCCACATGCTGGTTGCTGACTAAGATAAGCAGCTGTTCCTTCACACTTATCCGTATATGATTTCACAAAAATGTCATATTCGTCTTGTGGGGGTAATGGTTGAGGCTGCTCTGTTTCTGGTTCCGTTTCTGGTTCGGGCTTGTCACACCCGCTGGCGCAGCCAATGCCTAATGTAGCAGCGCACCAAAGAATGCCTAGGATAGTAGAGTCGGCCATATTATCACCCCTTTGAGTTCATCCCATCCTAAATTTTACCCTCATCCCTCTTATCGAGATTAAAGTTAGTAAGTTGTTCTGGATAATCTTTCGAATGTAGGAAAATGAATACTTTTAGTATACAGCTGTACCCTGCGTAAATTAATTTTTTGTATTAAATTCAATCAGGATTAGACGGCTTATGAAAGGCGGTGTCAGGCGGCTTTTTGGATTTTGCCGGAGCGTAGGCAGCGGGTACAAACAGTAACTCGTTGCACTTGCCCTTTAACCAGGGCACGAACCTTTTTAAGGTTGGGTAAATTACGGGTTTTTAGCCGGTTATTGGCGTGGCTGACCGTATTTTGAGGCAGAAGATGAAGACGACCTACGCAAAATTGGCTTTTCCAAAGATGGCAAGTTTCAACATCCGCAGATTATGCTCGGATTGTTGGTTGGGAAAGGTGGGTATCCCATTGGTTATGATATTTATGAAGGCAATACCTTTGAGGGCCATACGCTGCTCCCAATTCTTGAAAAGATTGAAAAGAAATACCATTTTAAACCCCCAACGGTCATTGCTGACGCTGCACTGCTATCCAAACAAAATCTCGAGAATCTGAGCAATGCCAAATACCGATTTATTATTGGTGCACGGATCAAAAATGAAACAGACACCATAAAGGCCAAGATTTTAAAACAAAGCAAGGGGATGCAAGATGGTGATCATTTCGTTGTAAAAAAACAGGATGAAACCCGGTTGATTGTGACCCATTCCATTTCTCGAGCAAAAAAAGACGCCCATAATCGTGATCGGGGTCTAAAAAAATTAAGAGAACAAATCCGTTTTGGCAAATTGACCAAGCAACACATCAATAGCCGTGGTTACAATAAATTCCTCAAACTTACCGGTAAGGTTGAGGTGGCAGTCGATGAAGCCAAAGTGACCGCTGATTCCCAATGGGATGGGCTCAAAGGTTACATTACCAACACACGACTTTCTCCCAAATCCATCGTTGAGAACTATCGGGAACTTTGGCAAATAGAAAAAGCGTTTCGAATTTCCAAAACTGATTTGCGCATTCGTCCTATATTTCACTACCGAAAACGACGTATAGAAGCCCACATCTGCATTTCTTTTGTCGCTTATACCATTCTCAAAGAACTTGAACGCCTTTTGATTAAACACGAAGCTGGGTTAAGCCTGAAACGGGCTGCTGACATTACTCAAACAATGTATGAACTCGAATGTTTATTGCCAGGCGAGATGCTACCCTCAAAACACTTGCTTAAAATGGACCCTCAACAACAACTTCTTCATGATATTATCAAACCATAAATGGGTGCTGCATCGAGAAAGTCAGGAGTGCCTATTCTACGTTTCCATGCTATTTTGTTCGTTACGTTAGTGGTGTTGGGGGAGTGGAATTCCGAAAACATATTCATAAAGGGAGTCGATGATTTTGCATTCATGTTGTTGTGTGCCTACTGGCGTAGATAAATTTTTAATGCCTGCGGGTATAGTTTCTTTATATGGATTAACTTCGATCCGTACTTCGCAAAATGCATTTTTCTGAAATGTTCCCTGTTCATTGATAGTAGGAGAAGGATATTTATTAGCAGTCCAACTGCAATCTATCAGGCACCCCCCTGTTGCTTCCGGCCCACCATCTGGTAGGGGTGGAATATGAAAGCTAGAGTTTTTAAACTCATCTGTGGATGGAATATAAAGGCTAGCGTTTGAAGAACCTATAGCTAATTGAGGATATTTTCCAACTCCACATAGTGGTCTATGACTAAAATAAAGAGCTGTTTGTTCACACTGACTCACATACAACTTCACAAAAATGTCATATTCGTTTCGTGGAGGTAATGGTTGAGGCGGTTCTGCTTCTGGTTCGGATTCGGGCGTGTCACATCCGCTGCTGCAGCCAATACCCAATGTAGCAACGCACCAAACAATACCTAGAATAGAATCAGCCATATTATCACTCCTTGTGTGTCCATCCTAAATTTCCCCCTCATCCCTCTTATCGAGATTAAAGTTAGTAAGTTGTTCTGGATAATCTTTCGAATGTAGGAAAATGAATACTTTTAGTATACAGCTGTACCCTGCGTAAATTAATTTTTTGTATTAAATTCAATCAGGATTAGACGGCTTTAGCCGGTTGTTGGCATGGCTGACCGTATTTCCAACTCGGGTGCGTTTTCCACAAATATTACAGTTCCGCATAGTGGGGCAGTGGGTAACACAGGGATTTTTCAATGACAAGCCCAAATAACTATTTGTTGATTGTAAAAATTTAGCTATACTTATTTTTAAGTATAGCTTATATTTTACACAATGCAGAAAGATAAAATTATCCAATTTATGAAGGAACATCATGGTTATGCCCGCACGTCGGATCTCCTAAAAAATGGCATTTCCTTCCGGGATGTGAAGAAGCACGTCCAAACAGAACAAATTGAACAAATCAAATGGGGTCTCTATCGCCTTAAAGATACAGATTCCACTTCAACTCGGGATTTTGTCGATATTTGCAAGGCAATCCCAACGGCAGTCATTTGCCTATATTCCGCACTTTCGCATTATGGCCTTACCACTTTCATGCCCACGGAAATCATGATCGCCATTCCCCAAGGGTACCATTCCCCAAAAATGACTTATCCTCCTTTTCGTGTGTTTAATTTTTCAAAAGATCAATATAAAGTTGGTATCGAAACTATACATACCAAGGCAGGTAACTACAGGATTTATTCTCCCGAAAAATCGGTGTGTGATGCCTTTCGATTCAGGCGAAAACTGGGAGATGATACGGCCAAGGAAGCTCTATTCACCTATCTGGACAAGAATGACAAAGGATTCAAGAAGCTACTGGATGCAGCTCAAGTTTGCCGTATGAGCAATGTGATGAAACCCTATATTGAGGCTCGAATGGCATGACCAAGGAAGTCAAAAATATTACTGCTTCAGTCAAAGCAAGATTACTCAATTATGCCAAGAAGGAAGGGATCGCTTTCAATCGTATCTTGGTTTATTACTTCCAAGAACGATTCCTGTATCGTGTTTTCCTTTCAAAATATAAAAATAAACTCATTCTCAAAGGAGGGGCCCTTCTCCTGACATTGAACATCAACAAAGGCCGCTCTACTCAGGACATTGATTTCTTGGCAAGGCTTGAAAAATTAGATCATCCAATGGCAGAAAAGATTGTTCGAGAAATCGCTGCCATTCAGTCTGAGGACGGTGTTATTTTTTATCCCGATTCTGTAAAATGTTCCAACATCCGGGAAGACGGAACGATTAACACCCTGAGAGTTCATTTTGATGCCACGCTTGGGTCGGCAAAAGGCGTCATGCAAATTGACATCAGTTTTAAAGACATAGTCATTCCCGATCCCATATCTTTTCAATACCCAACCCTTCTCGACTTTCCTGCACCAACGTTGGAGGCTTATTGTTGGGAAACGGTGATTGCAGAAAAATTTGAGGCTATGGTTAAACTCCACACGCTCAACAGCCGTCTCAAAGACTTTTATGACATCCTCTTTTTGGCGCAAAGACAAGATTTTGATGGAAAGAGTCTGAGGAAAGCTATTGTTGGCACTTTTAAGAAAAGAAATATCGCATTGGAGACGACGCCCAATGTATTTACCCCTATCTTTATGGGGGATGAGACCAAGAAGGTTCAATGGCAAGCCTTTTTGAGGAAAACACAAGTGACGGCTAATCAGGATTTTCAAAAAATTATTTCTTTGATCAGGGATTTTTTGGAGCCCGTGGCTACAGCCATTGCAGAGAATCGTGATTTTGAAAAACAATGGGACCCAAAAAAATTTGCATGGTTATAAAAATTTCAACTCATGACACTTTTAAAACTTCATTTCTTCATTCACATAAAACTTCGAACGGTGCGATTGAACAAGAGGTTTTATTTTGTAATATGTTGGCGGAGTCCAAAAGTATGGGAAGAGAAACACCTTTTGACAAGCTGATTACTGAACTTTATAAAAACACCCGTAAATCACAAGTAAATTTGATTCGCTCTTTCTTGCAAGAAATAAGAACAATTTACCTCATGATGACAGAGGTGTCTGAAGCTTTTTCAGAAAATATAAAAATAGCCCAGCGATTTAAGAAATTAGAAACTGAAACACCTCCTCCAGGAGACATAATTAGACTCACCGACCCTGACTTAGCAATAAGAGTACGATTGTTTTACAATTTGCTAGTTTCAACAATTGTGAGCTATGGCGAAAAAAGTGAATTTTTTCAAAAAATTATACCAAATTATTTCAGAATAAAAATGTTTAGAAACACCTTTGTGGCACATTGGAGTGAGTATTTAGATGTTCCATCCTATGGTTGCTACTTTAATGGTTTAAAAAAATTTCCGATTCCTCGGTATGTTAGGCAGGACTTCAAAGTTTCTGAGGTAAATGACATTTTCAAAAAGTATGAATTGCAAATCAATTTAGGTGATAACTTCATAGATGAATTTGATAAAATCTATCAAGCCTTTGAAGAAAAGTGGGAAAAACAATTAAAAACTGAAAAGGGAAGTAAAAAAACTGATTTGGGAAAATTAATTTCAGAGTTAGACCAACATCTTTTAATTATTCCAATCAGCGATCTAGGAAAATTTTTTACGGATCTTGCTAAGCAATCTTTCTTTCCAAGTGAAAAATAGCAGGGCGATTAATCGCAAATTTGGGTTATTTGAACCAGTGGGTGATAAGGTTGAAATGCTCTTTGGATACGGGTTGGACGGAAAGACGCATGGCGCGTTTGAGGACGAGCATGCCGGTTAGGCCGGGGTGTTCTTTTAATTCGGTGAGGCTAATGATTTTGGGGAATTTTTCTACAAATTCTACATCGACCATATACCACAGGGGCTTTTGCGGGGTCGATTTAGGATCGTAGTGGTGGTCTTGAGGGTCCCAAAAAGTTTGGCGATCCTTTTTTAGGTTATCGATGGAGTAAGAGCTGGGTTCAGATTTCATTAACCAGTATTGAGTGCTCATAACATTTTGTCGTTTAGCCAAGTTCCAATCCTTTGAAAACTAAAAATCGTCATAAAAATGAATAAAGCAGGAAATAAAATCAAATGGGGATAAAAGGCTAAGGCTTGATAGCCATCCCCGGCGAGGGTCCCCCAACTGGCGTGGGGAGGTTTTAGCCCAAGACCAATGAAAGACAAGGTAGACTCTGCTAAGATAAGTGCGGGAATGCGTAAAAATAATGCAGCTTTGAGTGGCACAAAGGTTTGGGGGAGTAAATGAATAAGAAAAATTCTCCAAGGTTGGGTTCCACAAGACCTGGCACCTTCAATGAAAGGCATGGCTTTGTATTTAAGAAATTCACCTCGCGTTAAACGGGCAATGCCTACCCAGTTTAGACAAGAGAGGGCTATGACCATGCCCCAAAAATCTCGGCCTAAGTAAAGACCCAGCAAAATGAAAAAGAGCAAATCAGGGATAGAGTAGAGCATGTCTAAGATCCGCATGAGTAAAGCATCTACTTTGCCTCCTAAAAAGCCTGAGATACCGCCATAGAGAACGCCCAATCCTAAAGCAAAGCCCGTAGCGATGC is a window of Deltaproteobacteria bacterium DNA encoding:
- a CDS encoding bifunctional (p)ppGpp synthetase/guanosine-3',5'-bis(diphosphate) 3'-pyrophosphohydrolase, encoding MVELSDILQSIKAYGPEANIPLIEQAFHFAKKMHTGQKRASGEPYFIHPLEVAAILVQMKMDVPTIIAGLLHDTVEDTSTSLDEIRKNFGHDVAYLVDGVTKISKIQFTSSQEKQAENFRKMILAMATDIRVIIIKLADRLNNMRTLDHLEEDRRVKIAEETMEIYAPLANRLGIQWMKVELEELSFKYLKPDIYQMIESKVSDLRVNKESYVEKIRSIVSEKLNEFGVPHDIYGRIKHNFSIYRKMESQNISFDQVHDLLAFRVIVNSIKQCYEVLGVIHELWKPVPGRFKDYIAMPKVNGYRSLHTTLVCLDGERAEFQIRTREMHEIAEKGIAAHWKYKEGGNIHEDDTKKFQWLRELLDLEKGILDPSEFLDTVKLDLFATDVYVFTPQGDLKELPYGSTPIDFAYSIHSELGNTCAGARVNETLVPLDYQLKSGDTIEIVSNKKQKPNKDWLKFVRTSRAKARIRLFIKHEQRDRSVNIGKELLEKEFSKFHEVPTKFLKGATLKLVLNKFELEDLEHLYCQLGYGKLRPFDVVSVVLPPEQLLQPTKEKETILGKIFRKIQKQHRTAVKVGGYNDILITLGKCCCPLPGEPIIGFITRGRGVTVHYHQCQKVLDSDPERRVDVEWDNDAAINHKAKIKVVSEDRPGVLASMTKTISNSGINISQASIRTSGDAKAINIFHLEINDLQQLQHVMRSLEKMKGVISVERIRS
- the gmk gene encoding guanylate kinase — translated: MSSDRLFILSGPSGVGKTTLCQAVAKKLHLYYSISTTTRPIRKGEKDGENYFFVSETKFQKAIKRGAFLEHAQVHGSYYGTRKDLVEQHLQKGQGVILDLDPQGALQIKKIFPLAVLIFIKPPNLDSLKARIASRRTDSPETIARRMANATQELAFEQHYDHVIVNHELSETVQVVADIIESYRKNG
- a CDS encoding EVE domain-containing protein, which gives rise to MSTQYWLMKSEPSSYSIDNLKKDRQTFWDPQDHHYDPKSTPQKPLWYMVDVEFVEKFPKIISLTELKEHPGLTGMLVLKRAMRLSVQPVSKEHFNLITHWFK
- a CDS encoding YicC family protein, whose translation is MKSMTGFGTAQFKLGAKKVIIEAKSVNHKFCEINVRLPARFGVLESKVFELAKSFFTRGRIDIFFKDEINGAKNHPVHLDVRQIKQYLTQLKNLKTQLKLPGEINLDVLLGLPNVIVAEEEANVEAHWDIIKKALLKSFKELEKMRLHEGQNLSKAYGNYLNQIGVSISEIETYIPENLEQYEKKLKERLAKLIPSEIALDPSRLAQEVAFYVDRSDVAEELVRLKSHIHHFRGILKEDAPIGRKLDFLLQEINREVNTLGSKSASAKISQETVALKQTIEKMREQIQNVE
- a CDS encoding type IV toxin-antitoxin system AbiEi family antitoxin domain-containing protein; protein product: MQKDKIIQFMKEHHGYARTSDLLKNGISFRDVKKHVQTEQIEQIKWGLYRLKDTDSTSTRDFVDICKAIPTAVICLYSALSHYGLTTFMPTEIMIAIPQGYHSPKMTYPPFRVFNFSKDQYKVGIETIHTKAGNYRIYSPEKSVCDAFRFRRKLGDDTAKEALFTYLDKNDKGFKKLLDAAQVCRMSNVMKPYIEARMA
- a CDS encoding FHA domain-containing protein — protein: MVDSKLLEILACPKCKAGIRMHSSGEGLYCEPCGLVYPLRDGIPIMLEEEAIPVQKGGVVSAKSRKIVEFDITEGRNKGQKLKLPVGTCKAIGRSIEDNTKTQVFSMDFTTSLDDFTKKVVMNYISQRAKGSSEIGGLEGEKDRIGAFKRLPDLILNDPAISRLHAMIFHDDHGAGILDLVSKNGTFVNGVEVESVSLKPGDVVEVGSTKFVVGVKE
- a CDS encoding OmpH family outer membrane protein, with the translated sequence MRKIFFGVLSLSLVVIFNPLVVKAENLKIGIVDFQRALNEVNEGKTAKARLKAEFEEKQRSLTAKQNELNTLKDNLQKQATALSKEALQQKEKEYRDKFVELQKTLGQFQKEMATKEGEITKNIIVKLKQVTSEIGKNESFTMIFEKSQDTLVYAPAAEDVTGKVIAKFNGR
- a CDS encoding ABC transporter permease, with the translated sequence MNKKFPISILFCFAFIGVLFLGSLLPTLLTSYDPNAQLFDAILVTPNAKHWFGTDELGRDLLARTLFGARISLACAGIATGFALGLGVLYGGISGFLGGKVDALLMRILDMLYSIPDLLFFILLGLYLGRDFWGMVIALSCLNWVGIARLTRGEFLKYKAMPFIEGARSCGTQPWRIFLIHLLPQTFVPLKAALFLRIPALILAESTLSFIGLGLKPPHASWGTLAGDGYQALAFYPHLILFPALFIFMTIFSFQRIGTWLNDKML
- a CDS encoding 50S ribosomal protein L28; translation: MPQNTVSHANNRLKTRNLPNLKKVRALVKGQVQRVTVCTRCLRSGKIQKAA
- a CDS encoding nucleotidyl transferase AbiEii/AbiGii toxin family protein, encoding MTKEVKNITASVKARLLNYAKKEGIAFNRILVYYFQERFLYRVFLSKYKNKLILKGGALLLTLNINKGRSTQDIDFLARLEKLDHPMAEKIVREIAAIQSEDGVIFYPDSVKCSNIREDGTINTLRVHFDATLGSAKGVMQIDISFKDIVIPDPISFQYPTLLDFPAPTLEAYCWETVIAEKFEAMVKLHTLNSRLKDFYDILFLAQRQDFDGKSLRKAIVGTFKKRNIALETTPNVFTPIFMGDETKKVQWQAFLRKTQVTANQDFQKIISLIRDFLEPVATAIAENRDFEKQWDPKKFAWL
- a CDS encoding transposase yields the protein MLVGKGGYPIGYDIYEGNTFEGHTLLPILEKIEKKYHFKPPTVIADAALLSKQNLENLSNAKYRFIIGARIKNETDTIKAKILKQSKGMQDGDHFVVKKQDETRLIVTHSISRAKKDAHNRDRGLKKLREQIRFGKLTKQHINSRGYNKFLKLTGKVEVAVDEAKVTADSQWDGLKGYITNTRLSPKSIVENYRELWQIEKAFRISKTDLRIRPIFHYRKRRIEAHICISFVAYTILKELERLLIKHEAGLSLKRAADITQTMYELECLLPGEMLPSKHLLKMDPQQQLLHDIIKP